From Anaerolineae bacterium, one genomic window encodes:
- a CDS encoding cupredoxin domain-containing protein: MLGIAVGLAIGVMVVPWPGPVATPTQREIHINARQFAFEPARLRVNRGDQVTLIFHPTDVVHGLYLEGYGVNLKAVPGESAQATFVADRAGKFRYRCSVSCGSLHPFMIGELVVGPNAFPWRASALAIIAALGTVAFLYVRAWEASR; encoded by the coding sequence GTGCTGGGGATCGCGGTGGGGCTGGCCATTGGTGTGATGGTAGTGCCATGGCCTGGCCCTGTCGCGACCCCGACGCAGCGAGAGATTCACATAAACGCTCGACAGTTTGCATTTGAGCCCGCTCGCCTGCGCGTGAACCGGGGCGACCAGGTGACGCTTATCTTCCATCCAACCGATGTTGTGCATGGGCTGTACCTAGAGGGCTATGGCGTGAATCTAAAGGCTGTCCCCGGGGAATCCGCCCAGGCGACGTTTGTGGCGGACCGGGCCGGCAAATTCCGCTATCGCTGCTCGGTGAGTTGTGGCAGCCTACATCCTTTTATGATCGGTGAGTTAGTTGTGGGCCCGAACGCCTTCCCCTGGCGGGCTAGTGCCCTGGCGATCATCGCCGCTCTTGGCACGGTCGCCTTCTTATATGTGCGCGCTTGGGAGGCCAGCCGATGA
- a CDS encoding FGGY-family carbohydrate kinase produces the protein MAEGRKMTDGYLLGVDIGTYSSKGVLVRPDGAVIASHTVPHGLDMPRPGFFEHDAEGVWWHDFVTIVRALLQKTGISPGRILGIGTSAIGTCVLPIDETGRPLRPAILYGIDTRATEEITYLERALGREAIFRLSGAHLSSQASGPKILWIRNREPEVYARARWFLTSQAYLVYRLTGKASIDIYSAAGYAPLFDVHRRAWDAEAAALIAPLERLPQVYWSHEVVGTLTAEAARETGLAEGTPVVAGTTDAAAEALSAGVADFGDMMLMFGSSIFFILKTPQLLSTEHFWSSNFLEEGAFAFLGGMSTGGSLTTWFRDQFGEVELERERAGGEDAYAQLAALATTSPIGAGGLIALPYFEGERTPLHDPKAKGMWFGLSLKHTRGDVYRAILEGVAFGIRHNLEVMREEGVQPGRVLAVGGGTKNSLWMRIVADACGIALTIPEQQIGAAYGDAFLAGVGVGLFRNLSEVRRWVRDRETIQPDEQAGKLYGFYYQLFRELYVATRPLMHRLTDHLVGTGE, from the coding sequence ATGGCTGAGGGCCGGAAGATGACGGATGGCTATCTGCTAGGAGTTGACATCGGCACCTATTCCTCTAAAGGAGTGTTGGTCAGGCCCGATGGAGCGGTGATAGCTAGCCACACGGTCCCTCATGGCCTAGACATGCCCAGGCCCGGCTTTTTCGAACACGATGCCGAGGGTGTCTGGTGGCACGACTTTGTGACGATCGTGAGGGCTTTGCTCCAGAAGACCGGCATCAGCCCCGGTCGAATCCTGGGCATCGGCACCAGCGCGATCGGCACCTGCGTACTACCGATCGATGAGACTGGCCGGCCCTTGCGCCCCGCCATCCTCTACGGCATTGACACCCGGGCCACCGAGGAAATCACTTATCTGGAACGCGCGCTGGGTCGGGAGGCGATCTTTCGCCTCAGCGGCGCTCATCTTAGCTCGCAGGCATCTGGCCCCAAGATCCTGTGGATTCGAAACCGGGAGCCTGAAGTCTACGCGCGAGCGCGCTGGTTTCTCACCAGCCAGGCCTACCTGGTATACAGGCTGACAGGTAAGGCCTCGATTGACATTTACTCAGCCGCAGGCTATGCTCCGCTTTTCGACGTCCATCGACGAGCCTGGGACGCCGAGGCCGCCGCACTCATTGCCCCATTGGAGCGCCTGCCTCAAGTCTATTGGAGCCACGAGGTAGTGGGCACGCTGACGGCCGAGGCAGCCCGAGAGACAGGCCTTGCAGAGGGGACTCCGGTAGTCGCCGGCACGACGGACGCAGCCGCCGAAGCGCTCAGCGCCGGCGTAGCCGACTTTGGTGACATGATGCTCATGTTCGGAAGCAGCATCTTCTTCATCCTGAAGACCCCCCAGCTCCTCTCTACTGAGCATTTCTGGAGCTCCAATTTCCTAGAGGAAGGAGCCTTCGCCTTCCTAGGGGGGATGTCCACCGGAGGAAGTCTGACCACTTGGTTCCGTGATCAGTTCGGGGAGGTGGAGTTAGAACGAGAGCGCGCCGGCGGCGAGGACGCCTACGCGCAGTTGGCCGCGCTGGCCACCACATCACCCATCGGCGCCGGAGGGCTGATTGCGTTACCCTACTTCGAAGGGGAGCGCACACCTCTACACGACCCGAAAGCCAAAGGGATGTGGTTCGGGCTTAGCCTCAAGCACACCCGAGGCGACGTGTATCGGGCCATCCTGGAGGGAGTGGCCTTTGGCATTCGCCACAACCTGGAGGTCATGCGCGAGGAAGGGGTCCAGCCCGGCCGTGTTCTGGCCGTGGGGGGCGGGACGAAGAACTCGCTATGGATGCGCATCGTGGCAGATGCCTGTGGGATCGCCCTGACGATCCCAGAGCAACAGATCGGCGCTGCGTATGGCGATGCGTTCCTGGCCGGCGTCGGCGTGGGCCTGTTCCGCAATCTCTCCGAAGTCCGGCGATGGGTAAGGGACCGGGAGACGATTCAGCCTGATGAACAGGCTGGGAAGCTGTATGGGTTCTACTATCAGCTCTTCCGCGAGCTGTATGTAGCTACTCGTCCTCTTATGCACCGGCTCACTGACCACTTGGTGGGAACGGGCGAGTAG
- a CDS encoding 4Fe-4S binding protein: protein MTRTDLPTATRLRQVIHRPQHVRSFELTSLRWLRALLRWRPLQFTLIVVTLAFFVLAILASLFGTPVGSRNFGIIFVWIVWWALLILVLVPFGGRLWCAMCPIPAPGEWLQRRALIAPTRWQPFTLGKRWPHRLRSIWVQNLAFLGMALFSVIILTRPLVTGLLLLGLVLLALGFSLMYERRVFCRYLCPVGGFIGLYSMASPIELRVRDPEVCQKHRAKECYLGNERGFGCPWLIFPGSLERNAYCGLCTECLKTCTMDNVAIRLRQPGLDLFVSKGRGLDEAYKAFIMLTCALLYSVVLLGPWGALKDAADMRSFGGWASYALGFVAINLAVVPGLFWVVTWLGRRWAGLEVVPMRRLFTDLAYSLVPLGLMAWVAFSLSFVLVNISYALPVLSDPFGWGWDLFGTRDWPWTPYAPVLIPYLQVPILLIGLISGVYVAWRIAGEHTARPQQALRAALPVSAFLLAATVVLIGLYLG from the coding sequence ATGACCCGGACCGATCTACCAACAGCCACGCGCTTGCGTCAGGTAATCCATCGGCCCCAGCATGTTAGGAGCTTCGAGCTGACCTCGCTGCGCTGGCTCCGCGCCCTTCTGCGCTGGCGGCCGCTTCAGTTCACATTGATCGTCGTTACGTTGGCCTTCTTCGTCCTAGCGATCTTGGCTAGCCTCTTCGGGACCCCGGTGGGGAGCCGCAACTTTGGCATCATCTTCGTGTGGATCGTGTGGTGGGCATTGCTCATCCTCGTGCTAGTTCCCTTCGGTGGCCGGCTCTGGTGCGCAATGTGCCCCATCCCTGCGCCAGGCGAATGGCTGCAGCGTCGAGCCCTGATCGCCCCGACTCGATGGCAGCCGTTCACGTTGGGTAAACGCTGGCCCCACCGTCTTAGGAGCATCTGGGTGCAGAACCTCGCTTTTTTAGGCATGGCGCTCTTCAGCGTTATCATCCTGACGAGGCCGCTCGTCACCGGCCTGTTGCTGCTGGGATTAGTGCTGCTCGCCCTGGGGTTCAGCCTGATGTACGAACGGCGCGTCTTCTGCCGGTATCTCTGCCCGGTAGGTGGGTTCATCGGGCTCTACAGCATGGCCTCTCCCATTGAGCTGCGGGTGAGAGACCCGGAAGTTTGCCAGAAGCACCGGGCGAAAGAGTGCTATCTGGGCAACGAGCGAGGATTCGGCTGCCCGTGGCTGATTTTCCCAGGCAGCCTAGAGCGGAACGCGTACTGCGGTCTGTGCACGGAATGTCTGAAAACGTGCACGATGGACAATGTGGCGATCCGCCTGCGGCAGCCGGGGCTTGATCTGTTCGTGTCCAAGGGGCGCGGTTTAGACGAGGCATATAAGGCCTTTATCATGCTGACCTGCGCGCTGTTGTATTCGGTGGTCCTGTTGGGGCCATGGGGAGCCTTGAAAGATGCAGCCGATATGAGGAGCTTCGGCGGGTGGGCCTCGTACGCGTTGGGATTCGTGGCGATCAACCTGGCCGTGGTGCCAGGCCTGTTTTGGGTGGTGACCTGGCTTGGCCGGCGGTGGGCTGGCCTGGAGGTGGTGCCAATGCGCCGGCTGTTTACGGACCTCGCCTACTCACTGGTGCCACTGGGGTTAATGGCCTGGGTTGCGTTCAGCCTCTCTTTCGTGCTAGTGAACATCTCATATGCGCTGCCGGTGCTGTCTGATCCCTTCGGATGGGGTTGGGATCTGTTCGGCACGCGCGACTGGCCGTGGACGCCGTATGCCCCCGTCCTGATCCCCTATCTCCAGGTACCAATCCTGCTCATCGGTTTGATCAGTGGGGTGTACGTCGCCTGGCGCATCGCCGGTGAGCACACGGCACGACCA
- a CDS encoding aminopeptidase: protein MDKRWDKLGDLLVRYSVAVQPGERVMIAFVELETYPLMRAVYRACIQAGAFPQVQFLSEELNRLVLKYGTLEQIGWVPEIEAHGMEWADVYFGLRGAHNLDVFWDIPAEKLSLLRKAMGQISELRWEKTRWCLVRVPNAALACQAGVDEETITDMFFEACFLDWPAVSQEWRRWAEALSQGREVRVVGEGTDLRFSVEGRLWEVADGHMNMPDGEIATAPVESTVHGVIHFDFPGVLGGRLMHDITLRWEQGSLVEAWASTNQDFLDAVLRTDPGASRVGEFGIGTNPAIIHFCKDILLDEKIGGTIHIALGRAYPQVGGTNRSAIHWDIVKDMRKGGEIYLDGRLVFKNGRFLL, encoded by the coding sequence ATGGACAAGCGTTGGGACAAGCTAGGCGATCTGCTGGTCCGTTATTCCGTGGCGGTCCAGCCAGGGGAGCGCGTCATGATCGCCTTTGTCGAGTTGGAGACGTATCCCTTAATGCGCGCTGTGTATCGGGCGTGCATCCAGGCTGGCGCCTTCCCCCAGGTGCAGTTCTTATCCGAGGAGCTGAACCGTCTGGTGCTGAAGTACGGCACCTTAGAGCAGATCGGCTGGGTGCCTGAGATCGAAGCCCACGGTATGGAATGGGCCGATGTCTATTTCGGGCTGCGCGGCGCCCACAACCTAGACGTCTTCTGGGACATCCCGGCGGAGAAGCTCTCCCTGCTGCGCAAGGCCATGGGCCAGATCTCCGAGCTGCGCTGGGAGAAGACTCGCTGGTGTCTGGTACGCGTCCCTAACGCCGCGCTGGCCTGTCAGGCTGGCGTGGACGAGGAGACGATCACCGATATGTTCTTCGAGGCATGTTTCCTGGATTGGCCGGCAGTCAGCCAGGAATGGCGCCGCTGGGCGGAAGCGTTGAGCCAAGGCCGGGAGGTGCGCGTGGTGGGAGAGGGCACGGACCTGCGCTTCTCCGTCGAGGGGCGCCTGTGGGAAGTCGCCGACGGCCATATGAACATGCCCGATGGGGAGATCGCCACGGCCCCTGTGGAGAGCACGGTGCACGGGGTTATCCATTTCGACTTCCCCGGCGTGTTGGGCGGCCGACTGATGCACGACATCACCCTGCGCTGGGAGCAAGGCAGCTTGGTCGAGGCCTGGGCCTCCACAAACCAGGATTTCTTAGATGCTGTGCTTCGCACCGATCCCGGTGCCAGCCGCGTCGGCGAGTTCGGCATCGGCACGAACCCAGCCATCATCCACTTCTGTAAGGATATCCTGCTGGATGAGAAGATAGGGGGCACGATCCATATCGCTCTGGGACGGGCCTACCCCCAGGTCGGCGGCACCAACCGGTCGGCCATCCACTGGGACATCGTGAAAGACATGCGAAAAGGTGGAGAGATTTATCTAGATGGTCGGCTGGTCTTCAAAAACGGCCGATTTCTGTTGTAG
- a CDS encoding MFS transporter — translation MTQHGIVLLLMGPVLPSVIEAFQISESAAGLMLGMGSLGFTLGPMAAGTIADRAGARWILLSGLAAEVILLGAFGFIPSFLLALFTYLALSFAAAFVETAVNVIPALIERQQAGSLMNRVHLFFSIGAFICPFLAGLILKATGDWRPVFWLTALPTALLLLLALRVTFPPLPVGSGALEKPVVPLATLLRDRSILLGALALFLYVGAEIGASNWIVLYLQRELGFATLVATSGLSILWIGIMVGRYLNSLLAKRHSSRELVLWAGIGGLATCLALLTARTPAAAYTWLGMIGLCMSGVYPNIMAELNGRDPARAGAVTGFLTVAAAAGAMIFQPLLGVVAQWLSLPAAIAIPGVLMGLLAVAYLGAYEPRPLALK, via the coding sequence ATGACGCAGCACGGAATCGTCCTGTTGCTCATGGGGCCTGTGTTGCCTTCAGTGATCGAGGCTTTCCAGATCAGCGAATCGGCGGCCGGGTTGATGCTGGGGATGGGCTCCCTGGGGTTCACTCTGGGGCCGATGGCCGCCGGCACCATTGCTGATCGGGCCGGGGCGAGATGGATCCTGCTGTCCGGGTTGGCCGCCGAGGTCATCCTGCTTGGAGCGTTCGGCTTTATCCCATCCTTTCTATTGGCCTTGTTCACCTACTTGGCACTATCCTTTGCGGCCGCGTTTGTGGAGACTGCCGTTAACGTGATCCCGGCGCTAATTGAGCGCCAGCAAGCTGGATCACTGATGAACCGAGTGCACCTGTTCTTCAGCATCGGAGCCTTTATCTGCCCGTTCCTGGCCGGCCTAATCTTGAAAGCGACGGGCGACTGGCGGCCGGTCTTCTGGCTGACCGCCCTGCCGACCGCCCTGCTGCTGTTATTGGCGTTGCGCGTAACCTTCCCGCCATTGCCAGTTGGCTCGGGCGCCTTGGAGAAGCCGGTCGTGCCCCTTGCCACATTGCTGCGCGATCGCTCGATCCTGCTGGGGGCGCTGGCGCTGTTCCTGTACGTTGGCGCCGAGATCGGCGCGTCGAACTGGATCGTCCTGTATCTGCAACGGGAACTGGGGTTCGCCACGCTGGTTGCCACCTCTGGCCTCTCCATCCTGTGGATCGGGATCATGGTCGGGCGCTACCTCAACAGCCTGCTGGCAAAACGCCACTCCAGCCGTGAGCTGGTCTTGTGGGCCGGCATAGGTGGGCTAGCCACCTGTCTGGCCCTGCTCACCGCGCGCACCCCAGCGGCGGCTTACACTTGGCTGGGAATGATCGGCCTATGCATGTCGGGCGTGTATCCCAACATTATGGCCGAATTGAACGGACGGGATCCGGCGCGCGCCGGCGCGGTCACCGGCTTCCTCACTGTCGCAGCGGCCGCCGGGGCGATGATCTTCCAGCCGCTCTTGGGGGTGGTCGCTCAATGGCTTAGCCTGCCGGCGGCCATCGCCATTCCGGGGGTCCTGATGGGGCTGTTGGCAGTGGCTTATTTAGGGGCCTACGAGCCCCGCCCTCTCGCGCTCAAATGA
- a CDS encoding BtpA/SgcQ family protein: MGYWTEEFFGVKKPIIAMCHLQALPGDPRYDPQKGLEWVYERAREDLLALQEGGVDAVMFSNEFSLPYLTKVETITVACMASLIAQLKPEIRLPFGVNVLWDPKASLDLAMATGAQFVREIFTGVYASDFGLWNTNCGEVVRHQHAIGAQHVRLFFNIVPEAAAYLGNRHVADIARSTVFNTRPDALCVSGLTAGEETSTQVLKLVKDAVPDTPVFANTGVRLDNVEQQLAIADGAIIGTAFKADGCFWNPVDVRRVKAIMDKVKELRAAIRP; the protein is encoded by the coding sequence GTGGGATACTGGACGGAGGAGTTCTTCGGCGTCAAGAAGCCCATCATCGCCATGTGCCACCTGCAGGCGCTGCCCGGCGATCCAAGATACGATCCGCAGAAAGGCCTCGAATGGGTCTATGAGCGGGCACGCGAGGATTTGCTAGCCCTCCAAGAGGGCGGGGTGGACGCAGTCATGTTCTCCAACGAGTTCAGTTTGCCCTATCTAACCAAGGTTGAGACCATCACCGTAGCCTGCATGGCCAGCCTCATCGCCCAGTTGAAGCCGGAGATCCGGCTCCCCTTCGGGGTCAATGTGCTGTGGGACCCTAAGGCTTCGCTGGATCTGGCCATGGCGACGGGAGCGCAGTTTGTGCGGGAGATCTTCACCGGCGTCTATGCCTCAGATTTTGGCCTCTGGAACACCAACTGCGGCGAAGTAGTTCGCCATCAGCATGCCATTGGGGCTCAACATGTGCGGCTGTTCTTCAACATCGTGCCCGAAGCAGCGGCCTACCTGGGCAACCGACATGTCGCCGACATCGCCCGCTCGACAGTGTTTAACACCCGCCCCGACGCTTTGTGCGTCTCCGGCCTGACCGCCGGAGAGGAGACGTCCACCCAGGTGCTGAAATTGGTAAAAGATGCCGTGCCGGATACCCCCGTCTTCGCCAACACCGGTGTACGGCTGGACAACGTGGAGCAGCAACTGGCCATCGCTGATGGGGCCATCATCGGCACGGCCTTTAAGGCCGATGGCTGCTTCTGGAATCCTGTAGACGTTCGGCGTGTGAAGGCGATCATGGATAAGGTCAAGGAGCTACGGGCGGCGATAAGACCTTGA